GTATGATTGCTTATTTACTACAAGCGGGCTTTTTTCGCCCGGTTGTTTCTATATTAAACACAATGTTGTGTTTTGTAAAGTGTTTTCAGAAACTTTTTTACCAAGATTGTTATCCGGGGGGCCACTGCATTTGGCGATCGCCTAAAATATGACAGTGTAGATGATCTACTGTTTGACCGCCATCAGGACCGTTGTTAATTACCAAGCGATAGCCGTTAGTCAATCCGGCATCTTCTGCCACCTTTTTTGCTGTCAGTAATAAGTGACCCAAAAGTTCTCGATCCTCGTCAGTAGCTTCCTCTAACTGAGAAATTGGTTTTTTGGGAATCACCAAAATATGAGTCGGCGCTTGGGGAGCAATGTCTTTAAACGCAAGGGCTAAGTCATCCTCATAGACAATATCGGCGGGAATTTCCCGACGGATGATTTTGCCAAAGATAGTATCGCTCATAACGAATGAGAAGTTAATTATCTAGTTGATGTTGCAATTGTATGCAATTCTAAACCTAGAAACCTAAGAGTCAAACAAGCTAGGAAGTAACAGTTGCGAGAGTTTACTATATTGGCTAACAGTTTTCAGGGTAATTAATATGCTTGCAAGGGTTTGGAGTGCATCTATTGTCGGCATTAATGCTGTTCAAGTGGGAGTGGAAGTAGATGTCTCTGGGGGACTGCCGAAAACGACTGTGGTTGGTTTACCCGATACCGCAGTACAAGAATCTCGCGAAAGGGTTAAGGCGGCTTTGAAAAATTCTGGTTTTGCCTTCCCTCTGCGGAATATTATCATTAATTTAACTCCGGCGGATTTGCGCAAGGAAGGTCCCAGCTTTGATTTGCCGATCGCTGTGGGTATTTTAGCGGCTTCGGAACAAGCAGATGCTCAGTTATTGGGAGATTATCTATTTTTGGGAGAGGTTTCCCTGGATGGAAGTTTGCGCGCGATCGCTGGTGTCTTACCCATTGCGGCTGCGGCTCAACGCTTTGGTATTGTTGGGTTAGTCGTTCCCGCTAGTAATGCCAAAGAAGCAGCCGTTGTTGATAACATTTCTGTCTATGGTTTTCAACATCTATCTGAAGTAGTAGATTTTCTCGATCGCCCAGAAAATTTTTCACCAATCAGATTAGATGCAAAAGCAGAATTAGAGAAATCTCCTCTTAATGTACCCGATCTCAAAGATGTGAAAGGACAAGCACACGCCCGTCGCGCTTTGGAAATTGCTGCGGCTGGAGGACACAATTTAATCTTTGTCGGACCTCCGGGTAGCGGCAAAACTATGTTAGCTCAACGTTTACCAGGAATTTTACCACCTTTGAATTTTTCAGAATCTTTAGAAGTTTCTCAAATTCATTCAGTTGCCGGTTATTTAAAGGATAAAGGTACGCTGATCAAAGAACGACCTTTTCGCAGTCCTCATCATTCTGCATCGGGTCCCGCTTTGGTTGGTGGTGGTAGTATTCCTCAGCCTGGAGAAATTTCTTTAGCTCATCGAGGGGTATTATTTTTAGATGAATTAACTGAGTTTAAACGCAGTGTTTTAGAATTCTTGCGCCAACCTTTAGAAGATGGTTTTGTCAGCATTTCTCGTACTCGTCAATCAGTAGTTTTCCCCGCTCAATTTACTTTAGTTGCCAGTACCAATCCTTGTCCTTGTGGTTACTATGGCGACCCCATTCAAGCTTGTACTTGTTCGCCTCGCCAAAGAGAACAATATTGGGCAAAACTTTCTGGTCCTTTGATGGATCGGATTGATTTACAAGTAGCAGTTAATCGTCTCAAGCCGGAAGAGATGATTAAACAAAGTACCGGAGAAGAGTCCCAACCAATTCGAGAGCGAGTAAGTCAAGCAAGAGCCAAAGCTTACCAACGCTTTCAAAATGAAAAGAATCTAGTTTGTAATGCTCAAATGAGAACTAAACATTTGCGGCATTTCTGTCAATTAAATGAAGCTTCGAGTAAGTTGTTAGAAAATGCAATTCGTCGCTTAGGACTTTCCGCAAGAGCAATGGATCGCATTTTGAAAGTATCCCGCACAATTGCCGATCTCGCTGGTGATGAAAATTTGCAAACTAATCATGTCGCTGAGGCAATTCAATATCGGACAATTGATAGAATGCAGTAGAGGTTAAGTAAAAAAACTATGAAAATTATCAATGGCAATGGAAGCAACAAATTTTCCCCAGAAGGTTGGGATAGCGTTCAGTCTGTAGCTGCCAGTTTTGGCTTGTCTGGATGGGAACTTTTAGATAAGTTACAATCTCAGCAATTAACATTGATAGAGTTAGAGGAATTAGAAGATTTGTTAGATACTATTGCTGGACTTGAAGGGCTTTTATCAGCGAAGGAAGAGGGTACAATTACTTGGGAAAAAGTAAAAAATGAATTAAATCGTTAATTGACTGTGTATACTGTAGAGTTAACTAAAAATTAATTAATCTATCGACCGATCGCTTCTATAAATTTAATTCATTGTTGCCATAAAATAAGAGTAAACTTGGGATTTAACCAAGAATTTGTGGCATCAGAGACTTTCTGTTACCAGAAGCGGTACAATATGACGGTTGTATTCTCCGACACCAGCCGTGATTGAACGTTATACTTTGCCCGAAATGGGCGATTTTTGGACTGATAACTATAAATTCAAAACTTGGTTACAAGTAGAAATCGCTGTTTGTGAAGCCCAAGCGGAATTAGGCTATATTCCTAGTGAGGCGGTTGAGGAAATTAAAGCGAAGGCTAATTTTGACCCGCAAAGGATTTTAGAAATTGAGGCGGAAGTTCGCCATGATGTAATCGCTTTCTTGACAAATGTCAATGAGTATGTAGGCGAATCCGGTAGATATATTCACTTGGGATTGACAAGTTCTGATGTGCTGGATACAGCTTTAGCACTGCAATTGGTGGCTAGTTTAGATATTATCTTGTCGAAGGTAGAAGAGTTGTCTCAGGCGATACGTTACCAAGCGCAACAGCATCGTTATACAGTAATGGTTGGGCGATCGCATGGAATTCATGCTGAACCAATTACGTTTGGGTTTAAGTTAGCGGGTTGGTTAGCAGAAGTTTTGCGTCATCGGGAACGTTTAATTAATCTCCGTCGCCAAATTGCAGTTGGTAAAATATCTGGTGCGGTGGGAACTTATGCTAATGTTGACCCGAAGGTAGAAGCCTTAGCTTGTGAAAAATTGGGGTTACAACCAGATACAGCTTCGACACAAGTAATTTCGCGCGATCGCCATGCCGAATATGTCCAACAATTAGCACTTTTAGCTGCTTCAATTGAGCGTTTTGCTGTAGAAATTCGTAACCTACAACGCACTGATGTTTTAGAAGTAGAAGAATACTTTTCTAAGAAGCAAAAAGGTTCTTCGGCTATGCCTCATAAACGTAACCCAATTCGTTCGGAAAGGTTAACAGGTATGGCAAGAATTATTCGTGGCAATGCTGTTGCTGCTTTAGAAAATGTTGCCCTTTGGCACGAAAGAGATATTTCTCATAGTTCTGTCGAAAGAGTTATTTTTCCTGACTCTTGCATTTTAACACATTTTATGCTTCAGGAAAGTATTAATTTAGTGAAAAATTTATTAGTTTATCCAGAAAACATGAAGCGGAATATGAATGTTTACGGCGGCGTTATTTTTAGTCAGAGAGTGCTACTTTCCTTAGTAGAAAAAGGCATGACTAGAGAAGATGCTTATCGTCTTGTTCAAGGTTGCGCCCACGAAGCTTGGAATCAAGCAGATGGAGATTTTCATCAATTGATTAGTAAAAATGAGACTGTTAATAAATATCTCTCTTCTGAAGAGATAAAAGCTTGTTTCGATCCCCAACATCATTTGGAAAATTTAGATGAAATTTATCAACGTTTGGGTATCTAAAAAAGAACAATTTTAGCCGGATAAGTTAATTTCTATGCGACTACTAAAACCTCGACCTCCTTACCAACCTCTCCTCCTACGTTTAGGACATGGACTAACCAGTTTTTTTGTCATTGCAGCTATTTTAACTGCTTTTTGGACTTACAATACTTATGACGGACGATGGGGA
The Oscillatoria salina IIICB1 genome window above contains:
- a CDS encoding histidine triad nucleotide-binding protein, with the protein product MSDTIFGKIIRREIPADIVYEDDLALAFKDIAPQAPTHILVIPKKPISQLEEATDEDRELLGHLLLTAKKVAEDAGLTNGYRLVINNGPDGGQTVDHLHCHILGDRQMQWPPG
- a CDS encoding YifB family Mg chelatase-like AAA ATPase, producing MLARVWSASIVGINAVQVGVEVDVSGGLPKTTVVGLPDTAVQESRERVKAALKNSGFAFPLRNIIINLTPADLRKEGPSFDLPIAVGILAASEQADAQLLGDYLFLGEVSLDGSLRAIAGVLPIAAAAQRFGIVGLVVPASNAKEAAVVDNISVYGFQHLSEVVDFLDRPENFSPIRLDAKAELEKSPLNVPDLKDVKGQAHARRALEIAAAGGHNLIFVGPPGSGKTMLAQRLPGILPPLNFSESLEVSQIHSVAGYLKDKGTLIKERPFRSPHHSASGPALVGGGSIPQPGEISLAHRGVLFLDELTEFKRSVLEFLRQPLEDGFVSISRTRQSVVFPAQFTLVASTNPCPCGYYGDPIQACTCSPRQREQYWAKLSGPLMDRIDLQVAVNRLKPEEMIKQSTGEESQPIRERVSQARAKAYQRFQNEKNLVCNAQMRTKHLRHFCQLNEASSKLLENAIRRLGLSARAMDRILKVSRTIADLAGDENLQTNHVAEAIQYRTIDRMQ
- the purB gene encoding adenylosuccinate lyase, yielding MIERYTLPEMGDFWTDNYKFKTWLQVEIAVCEAQAELGYIPSEAVEEIKAKANFDPQRILEIEAEVRHDVIAFLTNVNEYVGESGRYIHLGLTSSDVLDTALALQLVASLDIILSKVEELSQAIRYQAQQHRYTVMVGRSHGIHAEPITFGFKLAGWLAEVLRHRERLINLRRQIAVGKISGAVGTYANVDPKVEALACEKLGLQPDTASTQVISRDRHAEYVQQLALLAASIERFAVEIRNLQRTDVLEVEEYFSKKQKGSSAMPHKRNPIRSERLTGMARIIRGNAVAALENVALWHERDISHSSVERVIFPDSCILTHFMLQESINLVKNLLVYPENMKRNMNVYGGVIFSQRVLLSLVEKGMTREDAYRLVQGCAHEAWNQADGDFHQLISKNETVNKYLSSEEIKACFDPQHHLENLDEIYQRLGI